TTGCTAAGGCCAGGAAGATTCGACAGAATAATATACGTACCACCACCAGACAAGGAAGCTATATTGGAGATCTTTAAGGTACATACTAAGCATATTAAGCTTTCAAGTGATGTTAATGTGCAGGAGTTGGCGGACTCCATTAGGGTTGAGTCAATTGGGAAAGCCTTAACGCAGCTTAATATTAAGGCTCATGAATTTAAGTCAAAGGTTACTGAGGCAGTTGAGTCAGCATTATCGGAGTTGGAGAATAGTGAGGTTAAGCAGGGTGATAAGGCTAAGTTAATTGAGGCTTTGAACAATGTGAAGTCCATGCTAAGTAATGGTGAGTTCAAGGGTAATAGGGGGTTAAGGGTAATGGTTGATGTTGCCAAGGCATTAGCTGATATATTTGAAACCGCGAACCTAGGGCAAGTTGACGGTGGGCTTGAATCCCTTAGGGAGTTTAAGCTTTACGCGTCCCTATATACTGGCGCTGACATAGCTGCCATCGTCAGGGAAGCATCAATGATGGCGTTAAGGGAAGCTATAACCTCAACAAAGACGCCATCTGACGTTGCAGTAACCATGAGGCACTTCCAAATAGCCTTCCAGAGGGTTCAACCATCATTAAGTGTTGAGGTGCTTAGAAAGTATGATGAGATGTCCAGAATGCTGAGTAGAGTAATCAGAGGTCTTTAATCTCACTATAACTTACCTTAACCTGAAATTTACCCTAAATACTGCTTTATGTCCTCCAGGTAGCGTAATGCTTTAAAGTAAATATGCTATAGGGTTTGAGGGGTGGTTTTATTGCCAGGTACGCAGTGATAGGTTTAGGTAAAATAGGTACGGCAATAGCTAAGGCTCTAATAAAGACTGGTGTTAATGCGCGCGATGTTGCTGGTTCAGTTAGGAGTGAGCATGGGTTAAAGAGGGCGCAGGTTGAGTTACCGAGCGTTTATGTAACACTTAGTAATAGGGAGATTGTTAAGGATGCTGAAGTTGTAGTCCTAGCGGTTAAACCAAGGCAGGTAATTGACGTGATTAATGATGTTGCTGAACTCCTTGATGAGAATAAGTTAATGATTTCAGTGGTTGCTGGTCTATCAACAAAGATACTGGGTAACCTCACTAAGGCTAGGGTAGTTAGGGCTATGCCTAATATATCAATCCTAGAGGGTTCAGGTGTTACCGCAGTTTCAAGAGGACCTAGGGCCACTGATTCTGACATTGAATTCACATGTGGCCTATTTAATTCGGTTGGTAAATGCTACATTGTTAATGAGGAGTATTTAAACGCGGTAACGGCGTTAAGCGGCTCTGGGCCAGCCTACGTAGCCATGATTGTCGAGGCGCTTTGGGAGGCTGGAATACTGGTTGGTTTACCATCAGACTTAGCTTGGAGTCTCTCAATAGATGTGATTGAATCTGGGGCTAAGCTATTGAATTCTAAGAAGCCCTGGGAAATAATTAGTGACGTAGCAACTCCAGGTGGTGTAACTATAAGTGGGATAAAGTTCGCTGAGGAAAGGGGACTTAAGGGATTATTAATGGGTATTATTGAGTCAGCGTACAGGAGGAGTATGGATGTTCAGAAGATTATTGAGGACACCATAGAGGTTAACATGGGTAAACTGAAAAAGTAAAGGAATCTTTTACTAATTAGGGAAAAATTTAAAAACAATGATAAATTATTTTATTGCCTAATCAATAAAATAATCCCAACTAGGTTTAATAATTGTAAGAAGAGTTTGCCTAAGAAACCACGTAAGCTATGTTTTAAAACTCCCCCTTGCAAACACTTAATATGCCGTATGACGTACCATATGTGCCATCCCCGGAGGTTGTGGTAAGAAGAATGCTGCAGGTAAGTGGAGTAAGACCTGGTGAGGTTGTTTATGACCTTGGATGTGGTGATGGCAGAATAGTCGTAATGGCCGCTAAGGAATTTGGAGCAAGGGCAGTTTGTGTTGAAATCAGGAATGATCTTTATGAACAAACCCTCAGAAGAATTAAGGAACTTAACCTCGATAATGTTGTTAAGGTTATTCACGGTAACTTCTTCGAAGTACCAATAGAGGACGCTGATGTGGTAACAATGTATCTCTTAACAAGTGTTAATCAAATGCTTAGACCTAAACTTGAGAGGGAATTAAGACCTGGAACAAGAGTGGTGAGTCATGATTTTGAGGTACCCGGCTGGAAGCCTATACTGGCTGAGGATGTTTATGAGGAATGGAGGAGCCATAAAATATACTTATTCAAGATTCCTGGCGCTGAAATACCAATCCCAGCTCAGACACAGGTAAGTGTACCTAGCGATTACTCTGATATTGTTAAGTTAATGGATGGTCGTAGATCAATAGAGGAAATAGCCCAGAAAACAGGGTTAACGATGAGGAGAGTTAGGGAAATAGTTAATGAACTTGAGAAGCTAGGGATAGTTAAGGAGGTTAAGGTTATTAAGTAAATTCGCTAACTAAATTAACCATGTGTACTTAAAACTCCTGCTTCTCACCATTATCTAAGAAGCCTCACCCCTTTCAAGAGTGGGTTAGGTTTGTAATGCCTTTGTTTTGTTGGGTGAACCTGGTAGGTAATGAGCTTCAGCGGTTCCAGAAAAGCGATGGTAACCCTAGGGGAAGAACCTCCACCATCCAAGGTGAGGAGCCATCAGCATTACCCCACTAAGCCTTAAAGCAATACCTCGAATACTGAGGAGTAAAAGTTAAAACGCCCTTAATTAGGCATAGTCTACATGAGTCATGAGGAGAGGGTTACTGATGCAGAGTTGGGTGCTGCATCTATTAAGGATCTTATCGAATCCTATAACCTCATTGGTGGATTTATGGCTAGGAATCTCTACGATGCCTCCAGGGTACTTGCATCAATGTACAGTGACCCTGACGTAACAGTAATATTGTCATTCACAGCAAACTTAGTTTCCACGGGACTTAGAGGTATTTTAAGGGGTTTAATAGAGAGGGGACTTGCTGATGTAGTTATTACTACAGCTGGTACTGTTGATCATGATGTTGCCAAGTCACTTGGTGGAGTCTACTTTAAAGGTTCCTTTGATACTGATGATTCAGAATTATTAAGTAAGGGTATTCACAGGATAGGAAATGTATTCGTTAGGAGGGAGCATTATGGGCCACTTGTTGAAAAGGCTGTCCACTCAACGTTAAGCAGAATTAATAAGGATGAGGTTGGGGTGAGGGAGTTACTGTGGCTGATGGCTGATGAATTAGACGACTCATCAATAATAAAGGCATCTAAGAGGAGTTGCGTACCAATATACATACCGGGTTTTGTTGATGGTGCATTTGGCACAGCTATATTGACTTATAATGAGATTCAAAGAGCCAAGTCAGGGGGAAGGAGGATTAATGTTAATGTGCTTAAGGATGAGGAGGAGATAATGAACATAGTTTACTCAAGTAAGAAGCTTGGTGCAGTGATAATAGGTGGGGGTATTAGTAAGCATCATGTCATATGGTGGAGTCAATTCAAGGGTGGATTAGATTACGTTGTTTACTTAACAACAGCAACTGAGTGGGATGGGTCATTAAGTGGCGCTAGGCCTAAGGAGGCTATCAGTTGGGGTAAGGTTAAGCCAGAGGCTAAATCAACCTTCGTCCTGGCTGATGCAACCATAACTGTTCCAATACTGTTTAATTACATAACCTCTGAGGTAGGTTTTAGAAAGAGAAACACAGGTGTTTATCCATGGAATTGCTAATAGTGATTGCCGCATCAACACTGGCATCAGTATTGGCTGCATACATTGTGTTGAGGTGTAAATGTGCTCCAGTGCCTGACGTTCATAAACCCAATAGGCCGCTCATACCTAAACTGGGTGGGTTAGTGGTGTTAGCCTACGTAGTTACTTCATTTGCCTTATTAATGCTTAATAAGAACCTAGTTGACTCGACTTATGGAGTAATGTTTTACACAACTCCAATAGTTCTAGGAGTAATAGGTATAATTGATGACTTCACTCATGTTCATGAATTACTTAGGGTTGGTGCCTCAGTGCTTTATCCACTTATAATTCTACTAATTGCGGGTGGTAACTTAAGCTACTTGAGCTTCCCAATAATAGGACATTTCTCTAACCCAATAGTGATAATTATACTGACTATTGCGGTTTACGGTATATTTTCAAATGCCATAAACATGATGGATGTGGTCAATGGTGTTGTCCCATACTCAATGATAATGACGTCAATAATTCCCCTAGCCTACTCAATAATGACTAGCAACACTACTCTGCTTCAAATGACCTTAACATTACTAATACCTTCAATAGTGCTCTTTATGCTTAATAAGTACCCGGCTAAGTTATTTAATGGCAATGGGGGCACTTACTCCCTTGGGGCACTTATTGCTGGTTTAATACTCTACAGTAATTTAGGCACATTAGTACTCCTAGTCACTATACCGTATATAATCAATGGTTTACTCATAATTGTCAGCTCCAGGGGTATTAAATCAAGGGAAAAGCTTAAGCCCTCAACGTACATGAATGATTTCGTTATTTACCCTAATCTAGATAAGGGATCCACCCTAACGCTCATGAAGATGATAGTTATTGATAAGCCTGGGGATGAACGTAAGGTTATAAGGAGCTTCTACACGGTATTCAACGTGGTCACTGCATTAACAATACTACTCTTCATAGCACTTTACGTAATGGGGTGGGTTTAATGACTAGAGTAGTATTATATTTAACCGTATCATCATGGGTACTGTTGCTTATAGGGATTATTATTGTTGGTGTTGTTTCGCACATGTTTGGTAACCCATGGATTCTCATAACAGTGGGTCTAGTGATAGTCGCGGCTTGGTCAATGGCAGTGTATAGGATTGCCGAAGCCTTAGTGAGGAAGATTAGTGGGAGGAGTCATTGAGTTTGATTGAAGGTTATAATTCAAGCTTACGAATACTTCCAAACACCCTTACCCCTATAATTATACACTATTGCCTTATATGCTGTAACATGCTCTAATGTGTAACCAAGGCCTTCTCTTCCTATTCCTGAATCTTTTCTGCCTCCAAATGGGTAGTAGCCTATGCCGTGCCTTGGGTAATCATTTACGTAAACAGCCCCAACTTCAAGTAGTCTAGCGGCCTTCCTTATTTTACTTACGTCATTGCTGAATATTGCGGCATCAAGCCCATACCTCCTACCGTTAGATAATTCAATAGCCTCATCCAAGTCATTAACCTTCACTAGTACTGTTATTGCAGCGAATACTTCCTTATTGTAGAGGTAAAGGTCCTTAACCTTGCTCTTATCAATCTCTATTAAAGTAGGCTCAATGTAAGTGGGGCCTAGTTTCCTACCACCGTAAAGTACCTTACCACCCTTGGATACGGCATCCTGGGTTGCCTTAATAACCTCATCGGCCGTGGCTTCATCGATTAAAGGCCCCATTGTTGTGCCTGGGTTTCTTGGATCACCAACCTTAACCTTAGATAACTCCTCCACTAGGCTTGCCTTAAGTTGATCATACACGTTTGGTTCAGCGAAAATGAACTTAACTGCATCACACCTCTGTCCAGCATAACTATATATGCCTATGGCTATCCTTTGAGCAGCCCACTTGGGGTCAGCATCATTGAGGACTATTGCTGGGTCACCACCCCCAAGCTCCATTACGAATTGCTTAATGCCGGCTTCCCTAATAACCTCAATACCTGTTTCAGTGCTTCCAGTCAGTGAAATTGCCCCTATCCTCCTGTCTGAAACCACCTTAGCCATATCTCTACCTGGTATGGTTAATACCGCAAGTGCCTTCGTTGGGAATCCAGCTAACTCAAGTACTCTGGCGAAGAGTATTGTTGGTAATGGGTCGGCTGATGCTGGTTTAATTAAGACAGCGTTACCGGCAATTGCAGAGTAGGCTATCTTATTCACAGTGTCGAAGAGGGGGTAATTGAATGGTACTATAGCTAACACGACACCAATAGGCTCTCTCTTAACTATAGCCTCACTCTCCAGGGCATCAACACTCCAGTCTCCAGGTACATAGTCACCGTGAACCCCCTTAACGTCAAAGTCCAGTCTCCTCAATCTTTCAATGGCTGAATTGACTTCACCATTAGCCGCGGAGGTTGTTTTACCAGCGTTGGAAACAAGAACATTAACGAAGTCTTCCCTAAACTTATCTAGTAGGTCAGCAGCCTTGTGAAACACGTCCAGTCTCTTTTGACCAGGCATATCTCTTATAGCCCACCTACCCTCCCGATAAGTGGTTTCAAGGGCTTGTTCAGTTACGCTGCTTGGTAGTCTTGGTACCTTTGCTATTACTGATAAGTCTATTGGGGACTTAACGTCTTGCCAATTATCACCCATGTACCATTGCCCATTAATAAACGTTGGGAATAATGGAACACCTTCAGGTCCAGTTTTCAGTATTGATGACAACTCAGAGGCCTTAACCTCAACCTTAACCCTATCCTTAACCTCTACCATTGTTTAGCAGCCTTGGATAACGCTTTTAAGTTCAGTGGGTTTTCCGGGTTAGCTTTAGTTGACTTAGTTAAAAATTACTCCCAATTCTCCTTAAACTTAATTCCCTCCTCCACCTCTGCAGCCACCTATACACGGTGGAGTGCTGCCTACCATTAATCAACATAATTATTGCATCCCTCACAGCTCTAACATTATCATAATTACCAATTATACCCACAGTCTTATCCTTCACGGCTATTTTAGTTTCAGTCAACTCCTCCAGGTTTCTCTTAACCTTCCCACCTTCACCAATTATTATTGCCTTAATCCTACTTAAGTGGTTCTCCTTATCCTTACTAATGTAGTCGCTTAAATCCACCACATCAAGGTACTTCTCATCACTAAGTAATTCCAACGCATCCTCCCTTGAAAAGCCTATGGCTAATGCCTGTACTATCTGCCTAGCCCTTATTACCGAGTCAGGATTGGCATCCTGCATTGGCGTTAAGACCACTGAATCATCCTTAACCTCAACCTGCACCTTAAGATTCCCCTCAATAAGACCCTTAACCTCATCGGTAACTAGGACCCTAGCCTTCTCTAGAGGTATCTCAAGCGGTCCACCGAAGTAGTAATTAGCCATAATCCTCAATAGGTTAACCCACTGGAGTTAAATAAACCTTAACTCGACATACTAGGAGGGAAGGAGGTATGATCCTTAAACCATGTTTAATAAATAGAATTACTTTAAGTACCTGCTTCTCAGGATCTTGGCTGCCTCTGCCATTGAGTGAAGCTTCATGAATGCAATCCTCCTACTGTACTTCCTAAACATGCCTACGCCGAATCCGCAATCTGGGTTTAACCATACCCTAGTTGGGTCAAGTACCTTAAGAACCCTTTCCGCTCTATTAACTATTTCACTAGGCTCCTCAATCCTATTACCCCTAACCTCAACAACCCCTAACCCTATCTCCTTCTCCTGGGGCAATAGTTGAGCAAACTTCGCTGGATCACCGCTCCCTGGGCTTGCGTACTCTAGCACGTATTGCTTAACCTTTATGTCAACGACCTCTGGGGCGAGTTTCTCATAGCCTACCCCATAGTATGGTGAGTCTGGGTTAGGCCACCTATCCATGTGCATTCCTATCCTGACACCATCAATGCCCTTAATGGTCTCATTAACGAGGTCCCTGGCTAGGCTTAACTCATTCTTAAATCCCCTGTACTTTTGCCCATTCAGCTCCTGAAGTACCTTCCTGTACCTATCGGGTTCATTCTCAGAAGCCTCAACTAAATCACCCAGCATTGGTTCATCTAATTGAACGAAGTGGACCCCTATGTCCCTTAACCTAATTATCTCATTCCTAACAAGCTTAGAGTATTGCTCAGCTAACTCCTCAGGTTCCTTATAATGATCCTTAGAGTACTTGACGTGCCAAGCCTCCCACATTATTAAGTATGGGCTTGGTATCGTTACCTTAACCCTCCTATTAGTTATACTAAGGGTGAATGAAGCCTCATCTACCGTGAATGGCTTATCCTCAATTGGGCCTACGGCCACCGGCCTATAGTAGGTTAACTGAGCCTTATAGCGTTTCATTATTTCTATCCCCTGTGGGTTTATTTCGGATATGTGCATGACCTTGAAGCCCGGTATCTTCTGGCCTACGAAGGCCACGAAGCTAGTCCTCCTCTGTTCACCATCCGTTAATACCTCTACGCCTGCTAATTCCTCCTCCTTAACGGTTAACTTAACAGCATCATTAACGTACTCCTCGTATTCATCCTTATCCATCTTACCCTTATTGAATAGCTCAAAGGCTTCAATAAGCCACTTGGGCCTTGGGAAACTACCCACAACTGAGGTTACGAAGGCTTCCTCAACCATTAATAATGCGCGTTCCAGGTAATTTAAAAATATTAATACATGGTTAAGGGTGAGTAGGCTCAGATCGTCGTGAGGTCATCAGTGGTCAGGTTTGATACCCATCATCACTCACCACTATAGCCACCGCTGCTTATTAACCATTACTACGATTAAAAAGAATTATAACCCTCCCAGCGAGGGAAAACTAGAAATGCCAGCTAACCTGCCAGCTGAGGCTAGGGCTAAGTGGCTTAAGGTGCTTGAAGCTAAGACACCTGAGGAGAAGCTTAAGGCCCTTGAGGAATTCATATCAGCCACACCTAAACATAAGGGTACTGAGAACCTGATTCATTGGGCTAGGAGGAGAATGGCTCAGTTGAGGAGGGAGATTGAGTTGAGGAGGGAGAAGGAGAGGAGTAAAGGTGGTAGTGGCCTTAAGGTGTATGTTGAGAAGAGTGGTGATGTTCAATTAGCGGTAGTTGGGCCGCCAATGTCAGGTAAGAGCGCATTATTGAAGTGTTTAACTGATGCTAATGTGGAGCCAGACCTCATACCCTACTCAACCATTGAACCTGTGCCAGGAATGTTCATAGAGGGTAATGTTTATTTTCAGTTAGTTAAGGCTCCATCAATAAGTCTAGGTAAGGATAGCGATTTAAACAACATTACGTTATCCATAATGAGGAATGCTGATGGTGTACTAATTGTGCTTAATTGCCTCAACGGTGACGTGAAGCAGCAGTTTGATGCAATAAGTAGAATGGCCCTTGATGATGGTATTTACCTGGTTAAACCAAGGGGTATTGTGAAGGTGGAGCCTAAGACAGGCATGGGGGTTCAAGTAATTGGTAAGCTACTTAACGCAACGCATAATGATGTTGTTAAGTTACTCACAAGCTACAGGATATATGGGGCAATTGTTTACATAGATGGTGAAGCGACCCTAGATGATATTGAGGATGCCTTAATAAGGTCCCCTACTTATAAACCAACAATACTGATTCTAAACAATCATCACCTATGCGGTAAAGTTGACTTAACAGACTTAAGGATACCTGTGATTCCAGCTAAACTGGATGAATGCATCATAGATAGGGTTAAGTTATCTGAAACGATACTAAGGCACCTTGATTTAATAAAAGTCTACACTAAGGAGCCCTGGGCAAGCAAACCCACTGATAAACCCTTCATCCTTAAAAGAGGCTCAAGCGTGGGTGACTTAGCTCAAAGAATTCACAGTGAATTATACAGTAACTTTAAGTATGCTAGGGTTTGGTCACCTTCAGGATTCTATAGGAGAGTTGGATTAAACTATGTGCTTAATGATGGGGATATTGTAGAGATACATGCGTAACCAGTTAAGTTACGTAATGCTTGATTGAAGTAAGGTACCTTAGCTTAAGGATTGACATAGTAAGTTAAGTAAAAGTGAATATTTAAAAGTATAATGTTGCGTTAGGTTCCATGCCCTTGACCCATTAGTGAAGAGGATAGTTAATGAGTTTAACAAGGTTAAGCCTCAGATTTCTAAGCTGCCTCTCAGTGAGCTTAAGAAAATGAGCAGTGCATCATCCTTAACTCAACCTAGAAGGCAGATACACAAGGTTTTCGATAATTTCAATACTGGGAAGTGAAGTTAAGATTCCCGCAAGGGTTTACGTACCTAGGGAAGGTAATGACCTTGGTGTACTTGTGTACTTCCACGGTGGGGATTCGTATTTGGCGATGTAGAATCCTACGATTCATTATGCAGGGAATTAGCCACTGCCTGTGATTGCATTGTAGTGTCTGTTGATTATAGGCTCGCCCCTGAAAATAAGTTCCCAGCAGCTATGGTGAATGCATTTGATTCAACGAAATGGGTTATTGAACATTCCAGTGAAATTAATGGGGATTCAGAGAAGATTACTGTTGGTGGTGATAGTGCTGGAGGCAATTTGGCTGCAGTAGTGGTTATAATGGCTAGAGATAAGGGGTTAAGACCAAGCCTCAAGTATCAGATATTTAAGAATCCATTCGTAGGAATAGACGTTGCGTCATATACTAAGGGCGTACTTCACTGGTTTTCTCCTTGGATAAGGAAGACATGGA
This portion of the Caldivirga sp. genome encodes:
- a CDS encoding deoxyhypusine synthase; its protein translation is MSHEERVTDAELGAASIKDLIESYNLIGGFMARNLYDASRVLASMYSDPDVTVILSFTANLVSTGLRGILRGLIERGLADVVITTAGTVDHDVAKSLGGVYFKGSFDTDDSELLSKGIHRIGNVFVRREHYGPLVEKAVHSTLSRINKDEVGVRELLWLMADELDDSSIIKASKRSCVPIYIPGFVDGAFGTAILTYNEIQRAKSGGRRINVNVLKDEEEIMNIVYSSKKLGAVIIGGGISKHHVIWWSQFKGGLDYVVYLTTATEWDGSLSGARPKEAISWGKVKPEAKSTFVLADATITVPILFNYITSEVGFRKRNTGVYPWNC
- the proC gene encoding pyrroline-5-carboxylate reductase, which gives rise to MRGGFIARYAVIGLGKIGTAIAKALIKTGVNARDVAGSVRSEHGLKRAQVELPSVYVTLSNREIVKDAEVVVLAVKPRQVIDVINDVAELLDENKLMISVVAGLSTKILGNLTKARVVRAMPNISILEGSGVTAVSRGPRATDSDIEFTCGLFNSVGKCYIVNEEYLNAVTALSGSGPAYVAMIVEALWEAGILVGLPSDLAWSLSIDVIESGAKLLNSKKPWEIISDVATPGGVTISGIKFAEERGLKGLLMGIIESAYRRSMDVQKIIEDTIEVNMGKLKK
- a CDS encoding GTP-binding protein, with translation MPANLPAEARAKWLKVLEAKTPEEKLKALEEFISATPKHKGTENLIHWARRRMAQLRREIELRREKERSKGGSGLKVYVEKSGDVQLAVVGPPMSGKSALLKCLTDANVEPDLIPYSTIEPVPGMFIEGNVYFQLVKAPSISLGKDSDLNNITLSIMRNADGVLIVLNCLNGDVKQQFDAISRMALDDGIYLVKPRGIVKVEPKTGMGVQVIGKLLNATHNDVVKLLTSYRIYGAIVYIDGEATLDDIEDALIRSPTYKPTILILNNHHLCGKVDLTDLRIPVIPAKLDECIIDRVKLSETILRHLDLIKVYTKEPWASKPTDKPFILKRGSSVGDLAQRIHSELYSNFKYARVWSPSGFYRRVGLNYVLNDGDIVEIHA
- a CDS encoding KH domain-containing protein, with amino-acid sequence MANYYFGGPLEIPLEKARVLVTDEVKGLIEGNLKVQVEVKDDSVVLTPMQDANPDSVIRARQIVQALAIGFSREDALELLSDEKYLDVVDLSDYISKDKENHLSRIKAIIIGEGGKVKRNLEELTETKIAVKDKTVGIIGNYDNVRAVRDAIIMLINGRQHSTVYRWLQRWRRELSLRRIGSNF
- a CDS encoding methyltransferase domain-containing protein: MPYDVPYVPSPEVVVRRMLQVSGVRPGEVVYDLGCGDGRIVVMAAKEFGARAVCVEIRNDLYEQTLRRIKELNLDNVVKVIHGNFFEVPIEDADVVTMYLLTSVNQMLRPKLERELRPGTRVVSHDFEVPGWKPILAEDVYEEWRSHKIYLFKIPGAEIPIPAQTQVSVPSDYSDIVKLMDGRRSIEEIAQKTGLTMRRVREIVNELEKLGIVKEVKVIK
- the gapN gene encoding NADP-dependent glyceraldehyde-3-phosphate dehydrogenase produces the protein MVEVKDRVKVEVKASELSSILKTGPEGVPLFPTFINGQWYMGDNWQDVKSPIDLSVIAKVPRLPSSVTEQALETTYREGRWAIRDMPGQKRLDVFHKAADLLDKFREDFVNVLVSNAGKTTSAANGEVNSAIERLRRLDFDVKGVHGDYVPGDWSVDALESEAIVKREPIGVVLAIVPFNYPLFDTVNKIAYSAIAGNAVLIKPASADPLPTILFARVLELAGFPTKALAVLTIPGRDMAKVVSDRRIGAISLTGSTETGIEVIREAGIKQFVMELGGGDPAIVLNDADPKWAAQRIAIGIYSYAGQRCDAVKFIFAEPNVYDQLKASLVEELSKVKVGDPRNPGTTMGPLIDEATADEVIKATQDAVSKGGKVLYGGRKLGPTYIEPTLIEIDKSKVKDLYLYNKEVFAAITVLVKVNDLDEAIELSNGRRYGLDAAIFSNDVSKIRKAARLLEVGAVYVNDYPRHGIGYYPFGGRKDSGIGREGLGYTLEHVTAYKAIVYNYRGKGVWKYS
- a CDS encoding cobalamin-independent methionine synthase II family protein, yielding MVEEAFVTSVVGSFPRPKWLIEAFELFNKGKMDKDEYEEYVNDAVKLTVKEEELAGVEVLTDGEQRRTSFVAFVGQKIPGFKVMHISEINPQGIEIMKRYKAQLTYYRPVAVGPIEDKPFTVDEASFTLSITNRRVKVTIPSPYLIMWEAWHVKYSKDHYKEPEELAEQYSKLVRNEIIRLRDIGVHFVQLDEPMLGDLVEASENEPDRYRKVLQELNGQKYRGFKNELSLARDLVNETIKGIDGVRIGMHMDRWPNPDSPYYGVGYEKLAPEVVDIKVKQYVLEYASPGSGDPAKFAQLLPQEKEIGLGVVEVRGNRIEEPSEIVNRAERVLKVLDPTRVWLNPDCGFGVGMFRKYSRRIAFMKLHSMAEAAKILRSRYLK